In Pleurocapsa minor HA4230-MV1, the genomic window GATGGCAGTATGAATCGCTCGACGCAATTCTTTTTCGGCTTTAGTAAATGTTGATGCTTCTGTTACTTGAGCAGGCTCGTAACTGCTTACTAAAGTCCATACCCGATTTAAAAAGCGGAATTGTCCTTCTACGTCTGCATCATCCCATTCTAAGTCTTTCTCTGGGGGTGCTTTAAACAGAATAAACATTCTGGCAGTGTCTACACCATATTGTCCCAAACCTTGTTCGAGACTAACACCGTTATATTTGGATTTAGACATCTTTTCAAAGAAAACTTCTAATTTATCACCCGTTTCAGGATCTACAGGATCATCAGGGTTAATCTCAGTCGCAGGAATATATTTATTAGTTTTAGGGTTTTTATAAGTCAAACCCTGCACCATTCCTTGAGTCAGCAAGCGTTTAAATGGCTCGTCGAAATTAAGTAAACCGCGATCGCGCAATACTTTAGTGAAGAAACGAGAATATAATAGGTGCAAAATAGCGTGTTCGATACCGCCTACATACTGATCTACGGGCATCCAGTCATTAACCCGATCGGTCGCAAAAGCTGTATTAGTGTTACTAGCGTCGCTATAACGGAGGAAATACCAGGAGGAATCAATAAAAGTATCCATCGTATCGGTTTCCCGTTTAGCAGGCTTACCACAGCAAGGACAAGCTACATTAATCCAGCTAGTTAACTGAGCCAAAGGAGAACCACCGCGTCCCGATAATTCGACAGATTCGGGCAATTCTACGGGAAGATCTTGCTCTGGTACAGGTACAGTACCGCAATCATCACAGTGAATCACAGGGATGGGACAACCCCAGTATCTTTGGCGAGAAATTAACCAGTCCCGTAAACGATACTGAATACGTGCCTGACCATAACCCTGTTGTTCAGCATATTCGATAATTTTGGTTTTACCTTCAACCGAAGGCATACCGTCAAACTGTTCTGAATTAACTATCGTTCCTGGTTCAGTATAGGCATCCTGTAGGGGCGAATCGCGACGCGAAGCTAGTCCTTTAGGGCGATTCGCCCCTACATCAGTTCCTTCGGGAACAATTACGGTTTTAATCGGCAAACCCTTCTCGGTGGCGAATTTAAAATCCCTCACGTCATGAGCAGGAACACCCATTACTGCCCCAGTACCATATTCATACAGCACATAGTCAGCAATTAAGATGGGTACTTCTTCGCCGTTAAACGGATTAACTGCTTTTCCGCCAGTCAAAATACCCCGCTTAGGTTTATCTTCTGCCGTACGTTCAATTTCAGTCTCTCCTTTAATCTCTTCCATAAAAGCTTCTACTGCTGCTTTTTGTTCGGGGGTAGTTACTTCAGGAGTCAAAGGATGTTCAGGTGCAAGCACTATATAAGTCACACCGTAGACAGTATCGGGACGAGTGGTAAAGACAGCAATTTTGTCAGTTCTACCCACAACGGGAAACTCTAAATAAGCCCCCACAGACTTACCAATCCAGTTAGCCTGCATGGTTTTGACTCGTTCTGGCCAACCGTCAAGCTGATTTAAGTCCTGTAATAGCTTCTCGGCATAGTCAGTAATTTTAAAGAACCACTGTTTGAGCAACTTACGTTCCACAATTGCCCCAGAACGCCAGGAACGCCCTTCATTGTCCACCTGTTCGTTAGCCAGTACAGTTTGGTCAATGGGATCCCAGTTAACCGCAGCCTCTTTCTGATAAGCCAACCCCGCATCAAGAAATTGTAAGAACAGCCATTGCGTCCATCGATAGTAGTCGGGTGAACAGGTAGTAACTTCTCGCTCCCAATCAATCGAAAGCCCCAACTGCTTTAGCTGCTCGCGCATTTGAGCAATGTTTTGCCACGTCCACTGAGCAGGGGGAATACCGCGATCGATTGCTGCATTCTCAGCAGGTAGACCAAAAGCATCCCAACCCATAGGATGTAGTACTCGATAACCCTGCATCCGCTTTAGACGAGCAATTACGTCAGTGATCACATAGTTACGCACATGACCCATGTGTAGATTACCCGAAGGATAGGGAAACATAGACAAAGCATAAAATTTTGGGCGATCGCTTTGGGGAGGAGTTTCATCGATCGCCGATTCTTGCCACTGCTGTTGCCATTTTTGCTCAATTTCTGCTGCGTTGTATCGTGACTCCACAACTGGGGTTACTCCTATAAATTGCTTAAATTAGATAACTCTTAAATAGTATAAGTAAACTTGGTCTTAACGCTGCTCTCAATACTCTATTCTTTGAAATCCTAAAATATTAGTTTATGGCTCAAAATATTGTTCAAATTAATCCAGAATCAGCTATTTTGGCGATCGCCAATGCTACTCAAGATAACCCGATAATCATTGATTTTGATGAAACATTATTACTTAGAAACTCAACGGCTGAATATATTAATAGTCTTCGTCCTCGCTGGCTCGGCTTTATTTTGATTATGCTACTAAAAATAATTAGACCTTGGTGTTGGCTACCAGGATCGTTGAGAGGCAAGCAGACTAAAGATTGGTATTTAGTAGCAATTCCTTCTATTTTATTACCCTGGACATTATTTCTGTGGCAGCAAAAAGCCAAAAAATTAGCTGAAGAATATAGCAATACTGAAATTATTGACGCAGTTAATAGTAACACTGACGCACCAGTTATCGTGGCGAGTTTGGGCTTTGACTTGATTATCACGCCTATACTGCAACATATGCCGATGAGATGGGATTCTTTAGTTGGTTGTCGATTTTGGTCAGGAGCTAGCGATCGCCAGCAGGGAAAGCTCTTAATGATGCAAAAAGTATTATCACCTTCGGCAATTACTTCAGCCGTCTTAGTCACTGATTCTGAAGATGATTTAGGATTACTGCAAGTGGTTGAGCATCCTTGTTTTGTTTTATGGTCTACCGCTAAATATGTCGATCCGTTTCAAGACTTTTGGCTTGATGCTGTAGTCAAAAAATTCAAAAAATCACTTAAGGGTTGAGGACAAGTAAAGTTCAAACAATATCCAAGATCTATCAGGATGTTGATGCGCTGGAGATTAAGTAGGTGGGTGTAATTAAATTGGAAATGAGGTTAGGGAGTAACAAGTAACAAGTAACGAGTAACGAGTAACAAATAGCTCTAAGGGTAGGGGTTTGATAACGAAGTGTATCCTTTAGGATAACTTATTTTGCCTACCTACTTAGATCGGCTTTTTCAAATGTTAGGGGGTTGCGGGAGTAGAAGCTTCTTCATCTTTAGTAGTCGAGAAAAATCGCTCTGTAATCCAAGCCGTGAGGATATGAGATAGCAATCCCACTGGCCCTGCAAAAAGACAGAGAATTAAAGAATGAACCGTCCAAACTCCAGTTTTTTGTCCCTGCCAGTAAATCCAGCGACCAACAAAGAGATCTAAAACTAAAAAATGAACCCATCCCGTAGCTGCAATTCTTTCGGTAGCAAAAAATTGAGCGATATCTGTTAGCTTAGGATTGGACAGAGCCTGAGCCGATTCTGGAGTAATTGACCCTGAAAAAAGATAGATATATAGACCTGCTAGTGCGACAAATGGCAGAAAAGATGCCATGACTTTTTGCGTAATTCCCCATTTAGGGAGGAAAATCATCAAAATCCAGAATGGAAGCACGAAGAAATTGGCAAAATCGAATAGCTGAGCAATTGTCATTACAGATACGGAATTAACGAGTTTTCTTGAAGTGATTCTAACAAACAAGATCGATAGCTTCGCTCGTACGTGGGTAGTAAGTAGTAGGTAGTAGATATTTATCAATCCAGCTAAATATTAAGTTGTGTCAGAAGAATCAACTGATAGACTGGAAATTAAATTTAATAGCGCGCACTCCCAAACTAGACGAGGCTGCACATAACTGAGCAAATACTGACGAGTTTTTTCCCAGGTTTCCATTAGCTCTAGCTGCTGATTTTGTTGCCAGTAATAAGCTTGCAGATAATCCACCAGCCACAGTTGAACTGAACTGTCTAGCTGAGTAGTAATAGCTTGGGCTAGATTGAGAGCCTCTAAAGGAGTTTTGGGCGATCCTTTAGGGTACCCTAAAGGACTAGCTTCGCGTCGCGCGGAGCGTAATCGCTTTAACTGCTGTAATAGTTCATCGGGAATTAGCTGTAATTGCTCCCAAGCAGCGATCGCCTGTCCTGGACTTCCTTGGGCGATCGCCATTAGCTCAGGATGCTCTAAAATGGCAGTGTAGTTATTGGCTTTCAGGATCGTGCTTAAATCTTTTGAACAGAGGCGATTAAACTGGATTCGCTGACAGCGAGACACCAAAGTAGTCAATAAAGAGTCGGTATCGGGAGCAATCAGAATTATTGTGGCTTTTCCAGGCTCTTCTAAGGTTTTTAATAAAGCATTAGCTGGTGCTTCCCCCATCGTTTGAGCATCTTCAATAATGACAACCTGTCTCGTGGCTTCCAGTGCAGGACGATTGAGAAACTGGGTGATCTGGCGAATCTGTTCAATCCGAATTTTGGGTGGTGTTTTATACTGCAAACCTTGTTCGGCAGCTTGAGTGGCGGTGTATAATTTTTCCCCCTTGATGAAAGTGGGTTCTACCCAGAGTAAGTCTGGATGATTACCTGTCTCTAGCTTTCTGCTGGCGAGGTACTGTTTTTCTAGAGATAAACCATTAGTTAATAGCAGCTGGGTAAAATTTTTCGCAGCGATGGTGCGTCCAATACCCGATGAACCACAAAAAAGATAGGCTGGTGCAATTCGGTTGAGGGCGATCGCTTGTAGCAACAATTCAACTGCTTTTGATTGACCTAGCAGATTCGGGAAAGCTTGCATATCTCAAGGTCAGCTAAATATAAATGATTAAAGTACTAGATTCGTTAGTTAGTCAATTAATCATGTTCTTCATCATCAATCATGGCAGGATCGATGAGGGTAATATCAAAAGGATCGTCGGGGGGAATAGTCGGAAAAACATCATATTCTCGATATTCATACACGGCTTCCACCTGGGGGCCAAAAACCACCTTATCTCCATGCTTTAAATCGTGAAATCTAACTTTCTTCCCATTGACCAATAAACCATTGACACTATTATTGCCTTCTGAGTCACCATCGATAATTCGATAGTAACCATGATCTTCTTCCTTTCTTCTGACTAGGGTGGCATGATGACGTGACACAAACTGAGATTGCAGCAAAATATTACAGTGAGCGCTTCTACCCATAGAGTAGCTCTCATCCTGAAGACGAACTTCCCGATGACCTTTGCCATCGGTAACAATCAAAATGTGTTCTTCACGGTGTTTTACAGGTCTTGCAGTCATGAGCAATGTTTCCAATTCCCCAGTCTATTCTGATAACTAGCTCGATCTATCTAATTATGGAATAGATGGGATGCCATAAAAAATAGTAACCAGCAGCTAAACTCAAACGGTTGCTAATTTGCGATCGACAATTCTAGCGGTTACTGAGCAATATTATGACTCCAAATCAGTACCACAGCTTAATCAAAATAAAATAAGGTAACAATTTTTCTTTGTTCCTCAGCTTCTCGACAAGTTTTTAAGAGAGTATCGCTATCATGAAAAGCAAAGCAAATTAACTGTTGACAACGAGAAATAATTTCGCTGTTACACATTGCACTAGCTTCCCCTAGAGACATATGATCGTTGTTAGAATTTTCAATTAGATGAACTACTTGCTCCAATTGCTTTTTAGATTCTTTAGGCTGGCGTGAAAGACTCTGGGGCAAAATTACGGTTAATAAATTTGAGTCAGCGCGCATTGCACCTTTAATCGCCGCCGAATTAGTGCCAATCGCTCCAGAAGTAACTAACCGATTTCCTGCCAAAACCAAAGCGTAGCTCATCATTTCAATTAGCTGCTGGTGCATTAGGGGTACATGGCGAGAACCTAACAAGGCAAATCGCTTAGAACCAGTTTGTTGAATTGCTGCTAATTCTTGGGTTAATGTATCGAGGCGGATGTCACTTGCGGTAACAGTGTCTAGTGGTTGTTGGCTCAATGAACAAATATTGTGATCGTAAGATTAACGCCAGTAATTGTAACAAATGATTGTGGTTCAAGGCGATAGGTTGTGGGAAAACTTTATTTTCAAGCTTTAAGCTCCAAAAACAAGATTAAGCAATACTGCCTCGTTTACGTGCTTCTTTGTAGGATGTACCGACGTTGCGCAAACCTGCTTTGATTAGTTGCTGTTCTAATAGACCAAAAAAGCGAGCGCGATCGCCTCCTCGAACTACCGCCTGATTATGTGCTTCTGCCAGGGCTACGGGATAACCATAGCCTTTTTGTACCTGAGCCAGCATAATACCTAAAGACTGGTCAAATAGGGCTTTATCTTCCACTACCCAAGCGGGAACTTCAATCCGCGCTACTTCTGCACCAACGTTGACGTAACAAAAATGCACTCTTTGAGCTTCGGCGTAAAGTTCTAAAATACGTAAATTACTGCGATATAAAGGGCTGCGCTGTCCTGGTTGTAGGTGACTTGCCCAGAAAGTTGAATCCCTTAAAGAATCTAGTTTCTGACAGGGATATTTGTCAATTAAGTCCCCACAATGAACTACACAGTTAGGATGTTCGTGTTCGCAGGTATGTAACCGCAAAAAATTTAGTCCTTCGGTACTTCGAGAGGCGCTGACGTAACCCATCATCGGGATTTTAGTTACTCTAAGGCGTTCACAAGCAGCTAAAATCGGTGGTAAAATTTTGTCCCTAGCTTCGACAGGTAAGCCATCTAAAAACCAGTAAATCAGCGAGCCATCAACCAAAGCTAGATTAGGTACATCATGGTGTTCCCCTGGGGGAAGTACCCAATTACAAGCCATCTCTGCCAGCATCTCGGCTTCGGCTACAGTGCGTCGATAACCCATCCATTCTTCTAAACGAATACCCCACTGCCGAGATATGTATAAGTCTTCGGTTTTATAAAAAACTTCGGGGAGGCTATCTAATAATGGGTGCAAGCTTTGTCCATAGTGGAGCATAATCTGACCGATATTAATCAGATAGCAGTAGGCAATCTCATGATGGGAAGGAGAAATCTGTGAACCATCGGTGGCAAAAACACTATGGCTATAGGGCGCTGGCTGAATCTCAAAACACCGATCTAGAGGCTCAATGGGAGTAGCTGCGGCAAAAATCAGGCGATCGCGAAAATCTGTCTGTAGCTGAATTAATTCTGCCTGTCGATTAGCTGCCTGTCGCTGTAAATTCTGGGCAGACTCCAATCTTTTGCCAGAAGCGATCGCCTCTTTGTGTAGATGTTGACTAATCCCAGGAATTTGCCCCGCAATTTTGGCTAGATCCAGCATGGTTGTTAATAATTTTGGTATATAAAGCAGATTTTTCAATCATAAAACATCTGCTCAATTGAGCTGGCGCGAATATTTACAATTAACAATTAACTTTGTAGCTTGATATATTTCCCTAAGTAAAATTATTTAGTCCAGAATCATTAAAATCTCGCCTCACAAGCCTGTAAAATATAAATAAGCAATTAATTAGTAGCAAAGTTATCTACCCACAACCTCTATAAAATAATGATTGCAGGGGCTATATTGCTAAATTCACACATTATTTACATTTTTACCCCACTAATTACCCAAACTTTATAGCTTGCTCCCATATTCGTAGATATACTGAGATTAAGTCACAAAAACAAACGTAATTAGTCTGTTGTATTAATTAACATATCAGTAAATTCATGGAAGATATCAATAACTATATTTCTGCTATCCAACAAGAGATTGTTGCCGAAGAAAAAACCGTTAAGGTTGCTCGATTAATTGTTTTGCTCATCAAAATCGAGAAAGAATTAGCTACTGTGAAAGAAACTTTAGCTAAACTGCAAAACCATCAGCAGAAATATAATCAAGATTCTCAGCTAGCGATCCAGATTGAGCAGAAAATTGCCACTGTCAATCGTCTTTCCGCCAAAATTAGTAAAGCAAGACTTAATTTAAACTACTATTTTATTTAGAGCCTCCATCTGGCTCACAGCGACCTGATTTGAAATAAATTAATCATAATAAACAAATTATTATAATTTACGCCTAAGCTAATGTGATACCAATTCTCAATAGTAAGAGGAGACTTGGTAGTAGCATGTATAAGTTAAAGTGTTAAGTTGAGATGGAGATGGGCGAGTTTGATTCAAGCATTTTTAGTGGTAAAACGCCAATTTATGTTTAAATCTTCTTGATTGCGTTATTCTTGCCCAGCAGTTAATTGTTTCTAAAGTCTGAGCATTGCCCATTCGACGCTTTAGACATTGCTGATGTAACACGCTCAATTCGATTTCGCTAATGTTTAACCCTTCGGGTTCAGCAGTCCTAAAGAATACCGCTTCGCGACGCGAAGGACGGACGCGCCAGCTGACGCGAAGCTAATCCTTTAGGGCTAGTCCTTTAGGGCATATTTTTTAGGGCAACAAAATTTCGAGCTGCTGACGAGCCAATCAGTATAATTGTTCTAATCTAATTTTGTACAGCTATAAAAGTCGGTAATCACTAGCTCCAGTAACGCTACTATCTGCATCGCTTTTATTTTAAAATAGGGAAGTTATGATAATTACACTAAACCAATTAATAATCGATCGCGGAGTTGATTAAATTTATGGATTTAATAGTTACCAGCCTGGTTAGCTTTCTTCAGATTTACTGGATCTTGCTAATTGTGAGAATTTTACTGTCTTGGTTTCAGACTGCGGAATGGGCGGGACAGATCATTTCCTTCCTTGCTCCTGTCACCGATCCTTACCTCAATATATTTCGGTCAATTATTCCACCTTTAGGTGGACTTGATATTTCAGCGATTTTGGCGCTGTTGTTATTACAGTTTGTCCAAAGTTCACTGGCTTCTTTTTCTGCTGCTAGCATGGCAAGCGGATTTTAAAGCTAATTTTCGTTCTCAAAATCGTCGTAATAGTAAGGACGAACTTTTCCTGCAAACCCAGAGGCTTTAAAGTTTTTTAATTTTAGAGGAGTTGGTTGATTTGCAGGGACACTGACTCTGATTTCAAAGTCACTCACACCAGGGGGTACTTCTTCAATCGTGCCAATTCGCCCCCGATTTTCAAAGGTTGAGTTGTCATTTGCATCATAAATCCGACCAAATACATCAGCATCTACTACGGTTTTGCCTGAAATATTTTTTGCTTTACCTTTAATGGTATAGCAACTGGCTGGACGAAGATCGCCGCTAGCAACGCTTCCGTCTGCCTCATCTCCCGCACATGGCTCGTAGGAAAGATTGCTGAGACTGATTGAAGTCATCGCTGCTGCGGGGGGAGTTATCATCCAACTACCCAACCAGAAGGAAATAGAAATCAGTAGCCCTGTTATAAATCGAATCATAGGTAATATTCGTCTCTATTGATTGTTTGATTATTTCTATTTGGTTGAATTCAATTTGCTACCTAAGAATCACAATACTTGCGCTCTTAACCAAGCAACAGGAAGAGATAGGGTTTTCTTTGGTTTAGAAACAAAAGCCCGCTGATTAAAAACATCGTAGTTATTTGCTTCAATTTCATCCAGAATTCTCTGATAATGCATTAAAGAAGCCCAAACTGGTAATCGAGAGTCACGAATTAAATAGCGAATACCTGCTTCGGCTTGTTTGTAATATTCTCTAGCTCGCTTAATTTGAAATTTCATTACTGCCTTCCAGCGCTCGTCTACCACTCCTGCTAGCAAATCCTGCTCTGTATAATTAAAAGCGTGGAGATCTTCCAGGGGGAGATAAATACGATCGCGCTGCATATCTTCGCCGACATCGCGCAAAATATTAGTCAGCTGCATGGCTATACCCAAAGCGATCGCTTCTTCGGTGGGAACATAGATCGGTCGATCTTTTTGCCACGGTACACTGTTAGCATCTACACCAATACCCAACACAGCATTGGACATTAAGCCGACTGTGCCAGCAACACGGTAACAATAGAGTTTAAGTTCTTCAAAAGTTTGATAGCGATTACACACCAAATCCATGCTTTGTCCAGCAATCATATCGCGAAAAGGTTGAATGCCCATCGGATAATTTTGGATGGTATCAACCAGAGCAACATCAGGATCATCAATTGGGTGCCCTGCAAAAACAGACTCTAACTGATGCTCCCATGCTGCTAAAGTTTCTTTGGTAGTGTACTTAGCTTTAGCGCCGTCAACTAGTTCATCAGTAAGGCGACACCAAGCGTAGATTGCCCAAATTGCCTTACTTTTCTCTTTAGGCATCAACAGAGTGCCAAGATAGAAGGTTTTAGCGTAATCTGCCGTAATTTTACGGCAAATCTCGTAAGCCTCATCTGTTGAGACTAATTTTTTTTTCGTTTCGGTTTTTGGTAATTGCAACATTCAGAAGCAAGCAGAAGTTACTGTCTTTTATTGAGCGGAGAATAGGGTAGTATACATTTTTGCCCTATGTCATTTAGCATTGTCTCATCCTATTGTTACTAGAAACATATAACAAGACAACAAAAGTTAGATTTGTAGATTAAACGGCGACGGCTGGGGTTTTATTATC contains:
- the leuS gene encoding leucine--tRNA ligase, giving the protein MESRYNAAEIEQKWQQQWQESAIDETPPQSDRPKFYALSMFPYPSGNLHMGHVRNYVITDVIARLKRMQGYRVLHPMGWDAFGLPAENAAIDRGIPPAQWTWQNIAQMREQLKQLGLSIDWEREVTTCSPDYYRWTQWLFLQFLDAGLAYQKEAAVNWDPIDQTVLANEQVDNEGRSWRSGAIVERKLLKQWFFKITDYAEKLLQDLNQLDGWPERVKTMQANWIGKSVGAYLEFPVVGRTDKIAVFTTRPDTVYGVTYIVLAPEHPLTPEVTTPEQKAAVEAFMEEIKGETEIERTAEDKPKRGILTGGKAVNPFNGEEVPILIADYVLYEYGTGAVMGVPAHDVRDFKFATEKGLPIKTVIVPEGTDVGANRPKGLASRRDSPLQDAYTEPGTIVNSEQFDGMPSVEGKTKIIEYAEQQGYGQARIQYRLRDWLISRQRYWGCPIPVIHCDDCGTVPVPEQDLPVELPESVELSGRGGSPLAQLTSWINVACPCCGKPAKRETDTMDTFIDSSWYFLRYSDASNTNTAFATDRVNDWMPVDQYVGGIEHAILHLLYSRFFTKVLRDRGLLNFDEPFKRLLTQGMVQGLTYKNPKTNKYIPATEINPDDPVDPETGDKLEVFFEKMSKSKYNGVSLEQGLGQYGVDTARMFILFKAPPEKDLEWDDADVEGQFRFLNRVWTLVSSYEPAQVTEASTFTKAEKELRRAIHTAIKEVTEDLTGDYQFNTAVSELMKLSNALKDAQCETSPVYQEGIETLVLLLAPFTPHLAEELWSKLGNSESVHKQPWREVDESALVVDEITLVVQIMGKTRGTIQVPAGSDKSALEKYATESEIAQKYIEGKEVKKIIVVPNKLVNFVVAK
- a CDS encoding DUF4281 domain-containing protein — encoded protein: MTIAQLFDFANFFVLPFWILMIFLPKWGITQKVMASFLPFVALAGLYIYLFSGSITPESAQALSNPKLTDIAQFFATERIAATGWVHFLVLDLFVGRWIYWQGQKTGVWTVHSLILCLFAGPVGLLSHILTAWITERFFSTTKDEEASTPATP
- a CDS encoding DNA polymerase III subunit delta' (catalyzes the DNA-template-directed extension of the 3'-end of a DNA strand; the delta' subunit seems to interact with the gamma subunit to transfer the beta subunit on the DNA), translating into MQAFPNLLGQSKAVELLLQAIALNRIAPAYLFCGSSGIGRTIAAKNFTQLLLTNGLSLEKQYLASRKLETGNHPDLLWVEPTFIKGEKLYTATQAAEQGLQYKTPPKIRIEQIRQITQFLNRPALEATRQVVIIEDAQTMGEAPANALLKTLEEPGKATIILIAPDTDSLLTTLVSRCQRIQFNRLCSKDLSTILKANNYTAILEHPELMAIAQGSPGQAIAAWEQLQLIPDELLQQLKRLRSARREASPLGYPKGSPKTPLEALNLAQAITTQLDSSVQLWLVDYLQAYYWQQNQQLELMETWEKTRQYLLSYVQPRLVWECALLNLISSLSVDSSDTT
- a CDS encoding FHA domain-containing protein, translated to MTARPVKHREEHILIVTDGKGHREVRLQDESYSMGRSAHCNILLQSQFVSRHHATLVRRKEEDHGYYRIIDGDSEGNNSVNGLLVNGKKVRFHDLKHGDKVVFGPQVEAVYEYREYDVFPTIPPDDPFDITLIDPAMIDDEEHD
- a CDS encoding DNA recombination-mediator protein A, with protein sequence MSQQPLDTVTASDIRLDTLTQELAAIQQTGSKRFALLGSRHVPLMHQQLIEMMSYALVLAGNRLVTSGAIGTNSAAIKGAMRADSNLLTVILPQSLSRQPKESKKQLEQVVHLIENSNNDHMSLGEASAMCNSEIISRCQQLICFAFHDSDTLLKTCREAEEQRKIVTLFYFD
- a CDS encoding DNA double-strand break repair nuclease NurA, which encodes MLDLAKIAGQIPGISQHLHKEAIASGKRLESAQNLQRQAANRQAELIQLQTDFRDRLIFAAATPIEPLDRCFEIQPAPYSHSVFATDGSQISPSHHEIAYCYLINIGQIMLHYGQSLHPLLDSLPEVFYKTEDLYISRQWGIRLEEWMGYRRTVAEAEMLAEMACNWVLPPGEHHDVPNLALVDGSLIYWFLDGLPVEARDKILPPILAACERLRVTKIPMMGYVSASRSTEGLNFLRLHTCEHEHPNCVVHCGDLIDKYPCQKLDSLRDSTFWASHLQPGQRSPLYRSNLRILELYAEAQRVHFCYVNVGAEVARIEVPAWVVEDKALFDQSLGIMLAQVQKGYGYPVALAEAHNQAVVRGGDRARFFGLLEQQLIKAGLRNVGTSYKEARKRGSIA
- a CDS encoding chromosome segregation protein SMC translates to MEDINNYISAIQQEIVAEEKTVKVARLIVLLIKIEKELATVKETLAKLQNHQQKYNQDSQLAIQIEQKIATVNRLSAKISKARLNLNYYFI
- a CDS encoding YggT family protein, whose product is MDLIVTSLVSFLQIYWILLIVRILLSWFQTAEWAGQIISFLAPVTDPYLNIFRSIIPPLGGLDISAILALLLLQFVQSSLASFSAASMASGF
- a CDS encoding phytoene synthase — translated: MLQLPKTETKKKLVSTDEAYEICRKITADYAKTFYLGTLLMPKEKSKAIWAIYAWCRLTDELVDGAKAKYTTKETLAAWEHQLESVFAGHPIDDPDVALVDTIQNYPMGIQPFRDMIAGQSMDLVCNRYQTFEELKLYCYRVAGTVGLMSNAVLGIGVDANSVPWQKDRPIYVPTEEAIALGIAMQLTNILRDVGEDMQRDRIYLPLEDLHAFNYTEQDLLAGVVDERWKAVMKFQIKRAREYYKQAEAGIRYLIRDSRLPVWASLMHYQRILDEIEANNYDVFNQRAFVSKPKKTLSLPVAWLRAQVL